One genomic window of Solanum dulcamara chromosome 10, daSolDulc1.2, whole genome shotgun sequence includes the following:
- the LOC129871500 gene encoding E3 ubiquitin-protein ligase RMA1H1-like: MALEQLFQEQVAETTFGERDIPMEKWKTVDDKQEDNLSGGFECNICLDLVHDPIVTLCGHLYCWPCIYKWIHFQSISSENTDNQQPQCPVCKAEISQKTLIPLYGRGQATKASEGKAPNLGIIIPQRPPSPRCGGHTLIETTDSIPSQQLHHRNHPLESPTHQPYMTEPILSPSGTSTGEIVYARMFGNSSTTLYTYPSSYNLAGSNSLRLRRQLSHADRSLSRVCFFLCCCLVTCLLLF; encoded by the coding sequence ATGGCCTTAGAGCAGCTTTTCCAAGAGCAAGTAGCAGAAACTACCTTTGGTGAACGCGATATTCCCATGGAGAAATGGAAGACAGTTGATGATAAGCAAGAAGACAATCTGTCTGGAGGTTTTGAGTGCAACATTTGCCTGGATCTTGTACATGATCCTATTGTTACATTATGTGGTCACCTCTATTGCTGGCCTTGCATCTACAAATGGATACATTTCCAGAGTATTTCTTCTGAAAATACCGATAACCAACAGCCACAGTGTCCTGTTTGCAAGGCTGAAATCTCACAGAAAACGTTGATTCCACTCTATGGTCGCGGTCAAGCTACAAAAGCATCTGAAGGCAAGGCCCCGAATCTTGGTATAATCATTCCGCAAAGGCCTCCTAGTCCGAGATGCGGGGGTCACACACTTATAGAAACTACCGATTCAATTCCATCACAGCAACTTCACCATCGAAATCATCCACTAGAGTCTCCAACACATCAACCTTATATGACAGAACCTATTCTAAGCCCCAGTGGCACGTCAACAGGGGAAATTGTTTATGCAAGGATGTTTGGGAACTCATCAACTACTTTATATACATATCCAAGTTCATATAACCTAGCAGGCAGCAACAGTCTAAGGTTAAGAAGGCAACTATCACACGCTGATAGATCACTTAGCAGAGTCTGTTTTTTCCTATGTTGTTGTTTAGTAACATGTCTTCTTTTGTTCTGA